In Castor canadensis chromosome 11, mCasCan1.hap1v2, whole genome shotgun sequence, a single genomic region encodes these proteins:
- the Xaf1 gene encoding XIAP-associated factor 1 isoform X1 encodes MASCHTDLSDPNQDPEDVTKRKRSVASAHFTLHEAYCLRFLVLCPECEESVPKAKMMEHQQNEHQQLTKPTQEKERKKEEEANNKDVPLSMPFPSECAQNIVDNQPTQGTQTKECLEHTSKCKFCELTMHLSRLQVHEPLCGSRTERCPHCNQLILLHALAQHKNICQTLQAWLREEKKALPERKIQCDYCNQMIARNKCVHLMDKCRPISESVKYRPFEKPKIPPPSLPSQASGNQSSTVEKDVRPKAKPMNISTPRGKNRTTDLPWKSELRTSAASPTEEEAAYDILQRCHLCGILLPLPTLKQHQEKCQWLASSRGKQVRKTSYSWEDIGLPKGHR; translated from the exons ATGGCCTCTTGCCATACAGACCTATCAGATCCAAATCAAGACCCGGAAGATGTTACCAAACG CAAAAGAAGTGTAGCCTCTGCTCACTTCACCCTCCATGAGGCTTACTGCCTACGATTCCTGGTCCTTTGCCCTGAGTGTGAAGAATCTGTTCCAAAGGCAAAAATGATGGAGCATCAGCAGAATGAGCACCAACAG CTGACCAAGCCAAcccaggagaaggagaggaagaaggaagaagaagccaATAATAAAGATGTCCCCTTGAGCATGCCCTTCCCATCTGAGTGCGCTCAGAATATAGTGGACAACCAACCCACCCAAGGGACACAG ACTAAGGAATGCTTGGAGCACACCAGCAAATGCAAATTCTGTGAGCTGACCATGCACCTCAGCAGGCTGCAGGTGCACGAGCCCCTTTGTGGCAGCAGGACAGAGCGCTGTCCCCACTGCAACCAGCTCATCTTGCTCCATGCACTGGCTCAGCACAAAAACATCTGTCAGACACTACAGGCCTGGCTCAGGGAAG AGAAGAAAGCATTGCCTGAAAGGAAAATCCAGTGTGATTATTGCAACCAAATGATTGCAAGAAACAAGTGTGTCCACCTCATG GATAAATGCCGTCCAATCTCAGAGTCTGTGAAATATCGTCCTTTTGAAAAGCCAAAAATTCCTCCTCCATCCCTTCCAAGTCAGGCTTCTGGAAATCAGTCTTCCACAGTGGAGAAAGATGTCCGTCCAAAGGCAAAACCTATGAATATATCAACACCAAGAGGCAAAAACAGAACCACAGATCTGCCTTGGAAGTCTGAGCTCAGGACAAGCGCTGCCTCTCCTACAGAAGAGGAGGCAGCCTATGACATTCTGCAGAGATGTCATCTGTGTGGTATTCTTCTTCCCTTGCCTACCCTAAAGCAACACCAG GAGAAATGCCAGTGGTTAGCCTCATCAAGAGGAAAACAAGTGCGAAAGACCAGCTACAGTTGGGAAG
- the Xaf1 gene encoding XIAP-associated factor 1 isoform X2, with protein MASCHTDLSDPNQDPEDVTKRKRSVASAHFTLHEAYCLRFLVLCPECEESVPKAKMMEHQQNEHQQLTKPTQEKERKKEEEANNKDVPLSMPFPSECAQNIVDNQPTQGTQTKECLEHTSKCKFCELTMHLSRLQVHEPLCGSRTERCPHCNQLILLHALAQHKNICQTLQAWLREEKKALPERKIQCDYCNQMIARNKCVHLMDKCRPISESVKYRPFEKPKIPPPSLPSQASGNQSSTVEKDVRPKAKPMNISTPRGKNRTTDLPWKSELRTSAASPTEEEAAYDILQRCHLCGILLPLPTLKQHQEKCQWLASSRGKQVRKTSYSWEENK; from the exons ATGGCCTCTTGCCATACAGACCTATCAGATCCAAATCAAGACCCGGAAGATGTTACCAAACG CAAAAGAAGTGTAGCCTCTGCTCACTTCACCCTCCATGAGGCTTACTGCCTACGATTCCTGGTCCTTTGCCCTGAGTGTGAAGAATCTGTTCCAAAGGCAAAAATGATGGAGCATCAGCAGAATGAGCACCAACAG CTGACCAAGCCAAcccaggagaaggagaggaagaaggaagaagaagccaATAATAAAGATGTCCCCTTGAGCATGCCCTTCCCATCTGAGTGCGCTCAGAATATAGTGGACAACCAACCCACCCAAGGGACACAG ACTAAGGAATGCTTGGAGCACACCAGCAAATGCAAATTCTGTGAGCTGACCATGCACCTCAGCAGGCTGCAGGTGCACGAGCCCCTTTGTGGCAGCAGGACAGAGCGCTGTCCCCACTGCAACCAGCTCATCTTGCTCCATGCACTGGCTCAGCACAAAAACATCTGTCAGACACTACAGGCCTGGCTCAGGGAAG AGAAGAAAGCATTGCCTGAAAGGAAAATCCAGTGTGATTATTGCAACCAAATGATTGCAAGAAACAAGTGTGTCCACCTCATG GATAAATGCCGTCCAATCTCAGAGTCTGTGAAATATCGTCCTTTTGAAAAGCCAAAAATTCCTCCTCCATCCCTTCCAAGTCAGGCTTCTGGAAATCAGTCTTCCACAGTGGAGAAAGATGTCCGTCCAAAGGCAAAACCTATGAATATATCAACACCAAGAGGCAAAAACAGAACCACAGATCTGCCTTGGAAGTCTGAGCTCAGGACAAGCGCTGCCTCTCCTACAGAAGAGGAGGCAGCCTATGACATTCTGCAGAGATGTCATCTGTGTGGTATTCTTCTTCCCTTGCCTACCCTAAAGCAACACCAG GAGAAATGCCAGTGGTTAGCCTCATCAAGAGGAAAACAAGTGCGAAAGACCAGCTACAGTTGGGAAG
- the Xaf1 gene encoding XIAP-associated factor 1 isoform X3: MEGDFQVCGNCKRSVASAHFTLHEAYCLRFLVLCPECEESVPKAKMMEHQQNEHQQLTKPTQEKERKKEEEANNKDVPLSMPFPSECAQNIVDNQPTQGTQTKECLEHTSKCKFCELTMHLSRLQVHEPLCGSRTERCPHCNQLILLHALAQHKNICQTLQAWLREEKKALPERKIQCDYCNQMIARNKCVHLMDKCRPISESVKYRPFEKPKIPPPSLPSQASGNQSSTVEKDVRPKAKPMNISTPRGKNRTTDLPWKSELRTSAASPTEEEAAYDILQRCHLCGILLPLPTLKQHQEKCQWLASSRGKQVRKTSYSWEDIGLPKGHR, translated from the exons ATGGAGGGTGACTTCCAGGTGTGCGGGAACTG CAAAAGAAGTGTAGCCTCTGCTCACTTCACCCTCCATGAGGCTTACTGCCTACGATTCCTGGTCCTTTGCCCTGAGTGTGAAGAATCTGTTCCAAAGGCAAAAATGATGGAGCATCAGCAGAATGAGCACCAACAG CTGACCAAGCCAAcccaggagaaggagaggaagaaggaagaagaagccaATAATAAAGATGTCCCCTTGAGCATGCCCTTCCCATCTGAGTGCGCTCAGAATATAGTGGACAACCAACCCACCCAAGGGACACAG ACTAAGGAATGCTTGGAGCACACCAGCAAATGCAAATTCTGTGAGCTGACCATGCACCTCAGCAGGCTGCAGGTGCACGAGCCCCTTTGTGGCAGCAGGACAGAGCGCTGTCCCCACTGCAACCAGCTCATCTTGCTCCATGCACTGGCTCAGCACAAAAACATCTGTCAGACACTACAGGCCTGGCTCAGGGAAG AGAAGAAAGCATTGCCTGAAAGGAAAATCCAGTGTGATTATTGCAACCAAATGATTGCAAGAAACAAGTGTGTCCACCTCATG GATAAATGCCGTCCAATCTCAGAGTCTGTGAAATATCGTCCTTTTGAAAAGCCAAAAATTCCTCCTCCATCCCTTCCAAGTCAGGCTTCTGGAAATCAGTCTTCCACAGTGGAGAAAGATGTCCGTCCAAAGGCAAAACCTATGAATATATCAACACCAAGAGGCAAAAACAGAACCACAGATCTGCCTTGGAAGTCTGAGCTCAGGACAAGCGCTGCCTCTCCTACAGAAGAGGAGGCAGCCTATGACATTCTGCAGAGATGTCATCTGTGTGGTATTCTTCTTCCCTTGCCTACCCTAAAGCAACACCAG GAGAAATGCCAGTGGTTAGCCTCATCAAGAGGAAAACAAGTGCGAAAGACCAGCTACAGTTGGGAAG